The Globicephala melas chromosome 20, mGloMel1.2, whole genome shotgun sequence genome contains a region encoding:
- the PNPO gene encoding pyridoxine-5'-phosphate oxidase produces MTFGLRGVIVTFGRPAEWPRCLRHLCSRGAVMDLGPMRKSYRGDREAFEETQLTSLNPMKQFAAWFEEAVQCPDIGEANAMCLATCTRDGKPSARMVLLKGFGKDGFRFFTNFESRKGQELDSNPFASLVFYWEPLNRQVRVEGPVKKLPEEEAECYFHSRPKSSQIGAVVSHQSSVIPDREYLRKKNEELEQLYQEQEVPKPKYWGGYTLYPQVMEFWQGQTNRLHDRIAFRRGLPTGDSPLGPMTHRGEEDWLYERLAP; encoded by the exons ATGACGTTCGGGCTACGGGGCGTCATCGTGACCTTCGGGCGACCCGCCGAGTGGCCCCGCTGCCTCCGCCACCTGTGCAGTCGCGGTGCTGTCATGGACCTGGGACCGATGCGCAAGAGTTACCGCGGGGACCGAGAG GCATTTGAGGAGACTCAGCTGACCTCCCTGAACCCCATGAAGCAGTTTGCTGCCTGGTTTGAGGAGGCTGTTCAGTGTCCTGACATAGGGGAAGCCAATGCCATGTGTCTTGCTACCTGTACAAG AGATGGGAAACCGTCCGCCCGCATGGTGCTGCTGAAGGGCTTTGGCAAGGATGGCTTCCGCTTCTTCACTAACTTCGAGAGTCGAAAGGGACAAGAGCTG GACTCTAATCCCTTTGCTTCCCTTGTCTTCTACTGGGAGCCCCTAAACCGTCAG GTGCGAGTGGAGGGTCCCGTGAAGAAGCTGCCCGAGGAGGAGGCCGAGTGCTACTTCCACTCCCGCCCCAAGAGCAGCCAGATTGGGGCTGTGGTCAGTCACCAGAGTTCCGTGATCCCTGATCGGGAG tatctgagaaagaaaaatgaggaactGGAGCAACTCTACCAGGAACAAGAGGTGCCGAAGCCAAAATACTG GGGTGGCTACACCCTGTACCCCCAAGTAATGGAGTTCTGGCAAGGCCAAACCAACCGCCTGCATGACCGGATCGCTTTTCGACGGGGCCTACCGACAGGAGACTCCCCCTTGGGGCCCATGACCCACCGAGGGGAGGAAGACTGGCTCTATGAGAGACTTGCACCCTGA